One region of Pseudomonas sp. ABC1 genomic DNA includes:
- a CDS encoding NAD(P)-dependent oxidoreductase: protein MPTTLPTLAFAGIGLMGLPMCRRLLAAGYSLRVWNRSVEKCAALQALGATVVETPAQLCQADIVLLCLADTQAVRDVVFARGGIAEGARSGQILVDHSSLEPGATREMAARLLADTGMRWVDAPVSGGVAGAQAGSLAIMAGGRHEDIERVRPHLLRLGERLTYMGDVGAGQVAKVCNQMIVACNALVIAEVVALAERAGVDANLLAPALAGGFADSRPLQILAPQMASSDFEPVKWHVRTLLKDLDTAVGLSRAEGSATPMSGLAAQLMRQHASQGNLQRDPATLIQLYRGKTP, encoded by the coding sequence ATGCCCACGACATTGCCGACCCTAGCCTTCGCGGGCATAGGCCTGATGGGCCTGCCCATGTGCCGACGCCTGCTGGCCGCGGGTTATTCACTGCGGGTGTGGAACCGCTCCGTAGAAAAATGCGCAGCGCTGCAGGCCCTCGGTGCGACGGTCGTGGAGACGCCCGCCCAACTCTGCCAGGCGGACATCGTCCTGCTGTGCCTGGCGGACACCCAGGCGGTGCGCGATGTGGTATTCGCCAGGGGCGGCATCGCCGAGGGCGCCCGCAGCGGGCAGATACTGGTGGATCACTCCAGCCTGGAACCGGGCGCCACCCGTGAAATGGCCGCCCGGTTGCTGGCAGACACCGGCATGCGCTGGGTGGATGCGCCGGTTTCCGGTGGTGTTGCCGGTGCGCAAGCCGGCAGCCTGGCGATCATGGCCGGCGGCCGCCATGAAGATATAGAGAGGGTCCGTCCTCACCTGCTCCGGCTGGGCGAACGACTCACGTACATGGGCGATGTCGGCGCCGGGCAGGTGGCCAAGGTCTGCAACCAGATGATCGTGGCCTGCAACGCCCTGGTCATCGCCGAAGTGGTCGCGCTGGCGGAACGTGCCGGCGTCGACGCCAACCTGCTGGCCCCCGCGCTGGCGGGTGGCTTCGCCGACTCCAGGCCGCTGCAGATACTTGCGCCACAGATGGCCAGCAGCGACTTCGAGCCGGTCAAATGGCATGTGCGCACCCTGCTCAAGGACCTCGACACCGCCGTCGGCCTGAGCCGCGCCGAAGGCTCCGCCACGCCCATGAGCGGCCTGGCCGCGCAGTTGATGCGCCAGCACGCCAGTCAGGGCAATCTGCAACGCGATCCCGCGACACTGATACAACTCTACAGGGGGAAGACACCGTGA
- a CDS encoding MaoC family dehydratase, with protein sequence MNTLSNTPYADLEVGQTATFDKTVEERDIQLFAAMSGDRNPVHLDADYAAGTRFKEPIAHGMFSGALISAAVACTIPGPGTIYLGQTIRFVRPVKIGDTLSVRLEILEKLPKNKVRIATNVFNQNDEQVVEGEAEVLAPRKPETVELKNLPPISIG encoded by the coding sequence ATGAACACCCTCAGCAATACCCCCTACGCCGACCTGGAAGTCGGCCAGACCGCCACCTTCGACAAGACGGTCGAGGAACGCGATATCCAGCTGTTCGCCGCCATGTCCGGTGACCGCAACCCGGTGCACCTGGATGCCGACTATGCCGCCGGCACCCGCTTCAAGGAGCCTATCGCCCATGGCATGTTCAGCGGTGCGCTGATCAGCGCCGCGGTGGCCTGCACCATTCCCGGCCCTGGCACTATCTACCTGGGCCAGACCATTCGCTTCGTTCGCCCGGTCAAGATCGGCGATACCCTCAGCGTTCGCCTGGAGATTCTGGAAAAGCTGCCGAAGAACAAGGTGCGCATCGCCACCAACGTCTTCAACCAGAATGACGAGCAAGTGGTCGAAGGCGAAGCGGAAGTCCTGGCACCGCGCAAGCCGGAAACCGTCGAACTGAAGAACCTGCCGCCGATCAGCATCGGCTGA